In Caproiciproducens sp. NJN-50, the following are encoded in one genomic region:
- a CDS encoding penicillin-binding transpeptidase domain-containing protein has translation MEEEKTGGRGRRLFAGLLVLAALFVYALRLFDWQIVNGASFLEKADKSSLYQVEMDTSRGEVLDSAGNGLAVNRTGYAIVFDKAYLTEETENQTILTLIRLLDSKGEKWVDELPITVNSKGEYEFVSGEDKEIKTLKSKDFLNVESYATAAQCMQHLTDRYECGGYSAKDTRDIVSVRYNMTKSGFSVSAPYTFASDISKDTVGVLSENSMKLPGVQTKLTTVREYPDGTLLPHILGTIGSISAEEWKTLKDKGYAYNDRIGKSGIEQAFESTLRGKSGEKVVELTGQGNVASETVTASPQPGETVYLTINSNLQKVLNTSLAQNIKATREYGRTLCAQRYQGSSSGHGEDCVAGGAVVLRVSDFAVLAASTFPTYDENEYLSDTNYYSQLLQDKNLPLINRAFNGIFTPGSIVKPYVALTALQEKSITTSTRILGNSLYTRFSDVGLPLRSIGNYGMITANYAIEKSSNSFFYEVGYRTGISTLNLYAPRFGLGAKTGIELSENAGVLAGPAERSASGGSWWDADTVEAAVGQSDNQFTPLQLATYVATIANNGKRLKSHVVDKITNYARDKVISQTKPQEVENIGVDQSYIDYVKAAMRSVATAGTASSIFKNYGIPIAAKTGTAVLTPHSDNVTFIAFAPYDHPQIAVAVVLEHGATGKYCMTVAKDVLDAYFYGKTVDGNGNLVMPSASGQAGQNASSGASSSASSQR, from the coding sequence ATGGAAGAAGAGAAAACCGGCGGCCGGGGCCGCCGCCTTTTTGCCGGACTGCTGGTGCTTGCAGCCCTTTTCGTCTATGCGTTGCGGCTGTTTGACTGGCAGATCGTCAACGGGGCCTCCTTTTTGGAAAAGGCGGATAAGTCCAGCCTTTATCAGGTGGAGATGGATACCTCCCGCGGCGAGGTCCTGGATTCCGCCGGAAACGGGCTGGCGGTCAACCGAACCGGTTATGCCATCGTGTTCGACAAGGCCTACCTGACGGAGGAGACGGAGAACCAGACGATCCTGACGCTGATCCGCCTGTTGGATTCCAAGGGAGAAAAATGGGTGGACGAGCTGCCGATCACGGTGAATTCGAAAGGGGAATACGAGTTTGTCTCCGGGGAGGACAAGGAGATCAAGACGCTGAAGTCAAAGGATTTTCTCAATGTGGAGTCCTATGCGACGGCCGCCCAGTGCATGCAGCATCTGACCGACCGGTACGAGTGCGGCGGATATTCCGCGAAGGATACGCGCGACATCGTCTCCGTCCGGTACAATATGACGAAATCCGGCTTTTCCGTTTCGGCGCCCTATACGTTTGCAAGCGACATCAGCAAGGACACGGTGGGGGTCTTAAGTGAAAATTCCATGAAACTGCCGGGTGTCCAGACAAAGCTGACCACGGTGAGGGAATACCCGGACGGCACTTTGCTGCCGCACATTCTGGGCACGATCGGCTCCATTTCCGCCGAAGAGTGGAAGACGCTCAAGGACAAGGGCTACGCCTACAACGACCGCATCGGAAAGAGCGGGATCGAGCAGGCGTTTGAAAGTACCCTGCGCGGCAAGAGCGGCGAGAAGGTCGTTGAACTGACCGGGCAGGGGAACGTCGCCTCCGAAACGGTGACCGCCTCTCCGCAGCCGGGGGAAACCGTTTATCTGACGATCAACAGCAACCTTCAAAAGGTCCTCAACACTTCGCTCGCGCAGAACATCAAGGCGACGCGCGAGTACGGGCGGACGCTGTGCGCTCAGCGTTACCAGGGCTCTTCCAGCGGGCACGGCGAAGACTGCGTGGCCGGCGGCGCGGTGGTGCTGCGCGTCAGCGATTTTGCGGTTCTCGCTGCGTCCACGTTTCCGACTTACGACGAGAACGAATATCTCAGCGATACCAATTACTACAGTCAGCTGCTTCAGGACAAAAACCTTCCGCTCATCAACCGGGCGTTCAACGGAATTTTCACCCCGGGGTCGATCGTCAAGCCCTATGTGGCGCTGACCGCCCTGCAGGAAAAGTCGATCACCACCTCCACCCGGATTCTGGGCAACAGCCTGTACACGCGTTTTTCGGACGTCGGGCTGCCGCTGAGAAGCATCGGCAACTACGGCATGATCACCGCGAACTACGCGATTGAAAAATCCAGCAACTCGTTTTTCTACGAGGTCGGCTACCGCACCGGCATCAGCACGCTGAACCTTTATGCGCCGCGTTTCGGCCTCGGTGCGAAGACGGGGATCGAGCTGAGCGAGAACGCCGGCGTTCTCGCCGGCCCGGCGGAGCGCAGCGCTTCCGGCGGATCGTGGTGGGACGCGGATACCGTCGAGGCGGCGGTGGGCCAGAGCGACAACCAGTTCACCCCGCTGCAGCTCGCGACTTATGTTGCGACGATCGCGAACAACGGGAAGCGTTTAAAATCCCATGTTGTGGATAAAATAACCAATTATGCGAGGGACAAGGTCATCTCCCAGACGAAGCCGCAGGAGGTGGAGAACATCGGCGTCGACCAGAGCTATATCGACTATGTCAAGGCGGCCATGCGCAGCGTGGCGACGGCCGGCACCGCCTCGTCGATCTTTAAGAACTACGGGATTCCGATCGCGGCGAAAACCGGCACGGCGGTTCTGACCCCGCACTCCGACAATGTCACCTTCATCGCGTTCGCCCCCTACGACCATCCCCAGATTGCGGTCGCGGTGGTGCTGGAACACGGCGCGACCGGCAAGTACTGCATGACCGTCGCGAAGGATGTCCTCGACGCCTATTTTTACGGCAAAACCGTGGATGGGAACGGAAATCTGGTCATGCCGTCCGCTTCCGGGCAGGCAGGGCAGAACGCTTCTTCCGGCGCTTCGTCGTCCGCGTCTTCGCAGCGATAG
- the mreD gene encoding rod shape-determining protein MreD — protein MSGTTKLKVIRFFAYSLELLVLFVLQETPGLIPPIESARPVLVLPAALSIALFESETAAMAFGLAGGLLIDFGFGSMLGFHALLLAGGCYLISLIAANLFQTNFFSALLLTAAASAATFLLQWVFFFVMSGYEHAGYALLVRYLPLFCYTTACMPLTYYFNRALALQIRSKEE, from the coding sequence ATGAGCGGGACGACAAAATTGAAAGTGATCCGCTTTTTTGCGTATTCTTTGGAATTGCTGGTGCTGTTTGTGCTGCAGGAAACTCCCGGGCTGATTCCGCCGATCGAATCGGCGCGTCCGGTGCTGGTGCTCCCGGCGGCGCTTTCCATTGCCCTGTTTGAAAGCGAGACCGCCGCCATGGCGTTCGGGCTCGCGGGCGGGCTTCTGATCGATTTCGGCTTCGGCAGCATGCTGGGGTTTCACGCGCTGCTTCTGGCGGGGGGATGCTATCTGATTTCCCTGATCGCAGCGAATCTGTTCCAGACGAATTTCTTTTCCGCCCTGCTGCTCACGGCCGCCGCGTCGGCCGCGACGTTTCTGCTGCAGTGGGTGTTCTTTTTTGTGATGAGCGGATACGAGCACGCGGGCTATGCGCTTTTGGTCCGCTATTTGCCTCTCTTCTGCTACACGACGGCGTGCATGCCGCTCACATATTATTTCAACCGCGCGCTTGCGCTGCAGATCCGCTCAAAGGAGGAATGA
- the mreC gene encoding rod shape-determining protein MreC: MKDVFHSNGFKILIITVFVLFGLMLTTAGSGGSFLTDAFGFLSTPMERVSTLVTNNAAATAQSATQSKEELEAENERLKQQVDELNRKLINYYTYQQENAQLRKFLELKNDNKDFKPVSAAVIARDPSSLFYQFTIDQGSLAGISVYDPVITESGVAGWISSVSANYSRVTTILSPDTKISAMDKVNRESGVVATDIKLADQGVVKLGYLSADTKAKAGDIVVTNGLGGIYPRDLVVGTVKSVKNDPYDVSLYAEVTPFVDVKTVRDVMVITSFQGQGQALDDDTKSSSPPSSSSSSQGGK; the protein is encoded by the coding sequence ATGAAGGACGTTTTCCACTCCAACGGATTTAAAATTTTAATTATCACCGTTTTCGTCCTGTTTGGGCTGATGCTGACCACCGCAGGCTCGGGCGGCTCGTTCCTGACGGACGCGTTCGGCTTCCTTTCCACGCCGATGGAGCGCGTCAGCACGCTGGTCACGAACAACGCGGCGGCGACGGCCCAGTCTGCAACGCAGTCGAAGGAAGAACTGGAAGCGGAAAACGAACGCCTGAAACAGCAGGTGGACGAGCTGAACCGCAAACTGATCAATTATTATACGTACCAGCAGGAAAATGCGCAGCTGCGCAAATTCCTTGAATTAAAAAACGACAACAAGGACTTTAAACCGGTTTCCGCCGCGGTCATCGCCCGCGACCCGTCCAGCCTGTTCTATCAGTTTACCATCGATCAGGGTTCCCTGGCCGGGATCTCCGTATACGATCCCGTCATAACGGAAAGCGGCGTTGCGGGATGGATTTCCTCCGTCAGCGCGAATTACAGCAGGGTGACCACCATTCTTTCGCCGGACACAAAGATCAGCGCAATGGACAAAGTGAACCGGGAAAGCGGTGTGGTCGCAACCGATATCAAGCTCGCCGATCAGGGTGTCGTCAAGCTCGGCTATCTGTCCGCGGACACGAAAGCCAAAGCGGGAGACATCGTTGTGACGAACGGCCTTGGCGGGATCTATCCCCGCGACCTTGTGGTCGGGACCGTGAAAAGCGTGAAGAACGATCCGTACGACGTCTCCCTTTACGCGGAGGTCACGCCTTTTGTCGATGTCAAGACCGTGCGCGACGTGATGGTGATCACGTCGTTCCAGGGCCAGGGCCAGGCGCTGGACGACGATACAAAATCGTCTTCCCCGCCGTCTTCCTCATCTTCCTCTCAAGGGGGAAAATGA
- a CDS encoding GntR family transcriptional regulator has translation MPPDFSNDKPIFQQIAEELEDAILSGAFREEEQIPSTTEISVNYKINPATALKGINLLVEESVAYKRRGVGMFVSPGAKQRIQEKRRQSFFRAFVLPLVREAGKLGLGPEDTAELIKRGFKDAN, from the coding sequence GTGCCTCCCGATTTTTCAAATGACAAACCGATTTTCCAGCAGATTGCCGAAGAGCTGGAGGACGCCATTTTAAGCGGCGCTTTCAGGGAGGAAGAACAGATTCCTTCCACTACGGAAATCTCGGTCAACTACAAGATCAATCCCGCCACCGCGCTGAAGGGCATCAATCTGCTGGTGGAAGAATCCGTCGCTTACAAGCGCAGGGGAGTCGGCATGTTCGTTTCTCCCGGCGCGAAACAGCGGATTCAGGAAAAACGCAGACAGTCTTTCTTCCGCGCCTTTGTCCTCCCGCTGGTGCGGGAAGCCGGAAAGCTGGGCCTTGGACCGGAGGATACGGCGGAACTGATAAAGAGAGGTTTTAAGGATGCGAATTGA
- a CDS encoding ABC transporter ATP-binding protein, which translates to MRIELKGVTKRFQGKTALDHVTVTLEDGHIYGLLGRNGAGKSTLLNLIAGRLFPTEGEILADGEPVWENDRALGRIYCMSEANYFPDGLCVKDIFRYTADFYSGFDLSYAMELADRFELDPGAKNGRLSTGYKTILKLTAALATRAPALLLDEPVLGMDAGNRELFYRELVRNFSEHPRLVIFSTHLIEEAAKLIDRAVMLKRGKLILNEDVETLLEDSYQVRGPAEAAGRYAEGKTVIGSEQFGGLKTVYLRGKPDAAALGEDLTFEKTDLQKLFIELTGTPRKENHE; encoded by the coding sequence ATGCGAATTGAACTAAAGGGCGTGACCAAACGCTTTCAGGGCAAAACGGCGTTGGACCACGTCACCGTTACGCTGGAAGACGGTCATATCTATGGTCTTCTCGGACGCAACGGCGCGGGAAAAAGCACGCTTCTGAACCTGATTGCGGGCCGGCTGTTCCCCACGGAGGGCGAAATTCTGGCCGACGGCGAACCGGTCTGGGAAAACGACCGCGCGCTCGGCAGAATCTACTGCATGTCGGAGGCAAATTATTTCCCCGACGGTTTGTGCGTGAAGGATATTTTCCGCTATACCGCCGATTTTTATTCCGGCTTCGACCTTTCCTACGCGATGGAACTCGCCGACCGTTTCGAGCTGGACCCCGGCGCAAAAAACGGCAGGCTTTCCACCGGATACAAAACCATTTTGAAGCTGACGGCGGCTCTGGCCACCCGCGCCCCAGCCCTGCTGCTGGACGAACCGGTCCTGGGGATGGACGCCGGGAACCGCGAGCTGTTCTACCGCGAACTGGTCCGGAACTTCTCGGAGCATCCGCGCCTTGTCATTTTTTCGACCCACCTGATTGAAGAGGCCGCGAAGCTGATCGACCGCGCCGTCATGCTCAAGCGCGGAAAACTCATCCTGAACGAGGACGTGGAAACCTTACTGGAGGACTCGTACCAGGTGCGCGGCCCGGCGGAGGCGGCCGGCCGGTATGCCGAAGGAAAGACAGTGATCGGCTCCGAGCAGTTCGGCGGCCTGAAAACCGTTTACCTGCGCGGAAAACCGGACGCCGCCGCATTGGGGGAAGATCTCACCTTTGAGAAAACGGACCTGCAAAAGCTGTTCATCGAACTGACGGGAACTCCGCGGAAGGAGAATCACGAATGA
- a CDS encoding methyltransferase family protein, whose protein sequence is MGNPSDFSSASEYFWFNIAFYFLCAVEFLVWLFTSSRWARHGERVKPDPSMWLLVFGWAGSVYLSLLLRSHAVPAEMQSLLLPHAFYFFGMVLLVGGAVLRAAAVWALKRAFTLNVQIADGQRLITTGLYRFLRNPAYTGSILSLLGIAFCLRSALAPVAVLVLCAVCYGVRIRKEEKALSGQFGAEFETYQKHTWRLFPGII, encoded by the coding sequence ATGGGGAATCCTTCTGATTTTTCAAGCGCCTCGGAATATTTCTGGTTTAACATCGCGTTTTATTTTCTGTGCGCCGTCGAATTTCTGGTCTGGCTGTTCACCTCAAGCCGCTGGGCGCGGCACGGCGAGCGGGTAAAGCCGGACCCTTCGATGTGGCTGCTCGTGTTCGGCTGGGCGGGCAGCGTCTACCTGAGCCTTCTGCTTCGCAGCCACGCCGTCCCCGCTGAGATGCAAAGCCTGCTGCTTCCCCATGCATTCTATTTTTTCGGCATGGTGCTTCTGGTCGGCGGAGCCGTCCTGCGGGCCGCCGCCGTATGGGCTCTGAAACGTGCCTTTACGCTGAACGTGCAGATTGCCGACGGCCAGCGCCTGATTACAACCGGGCTTTACCGCTTCCTCCGGAACCCGGCGTATACGGGAAGCATCCTCAGTCTGCTGGGAATCGCGTTCTGCCTGCGCAGCGCGCTTGCCCCGGTCGCCGTTCTCGTCCTCTGCGCCGTCTGTTACGGGGTCCGCATCCGCAAGGAGGAAAAAGCGCTCTCCGGTCAGTTCGGCGCGGAATTTGAAACCTATCAAAAGCACACCTGGCGGCTGTTTCCGGGAATTATTTAA